ATCAGAAGTACTAGTGCACAAACAATTTCGGAATCGCGTTCGATTCGTGGAATAAGGGAAGACGACTTCACGCGGTGGGGCGTCGAGCCCGGACACAGAATACCGGTATCCGCGGCCGCCAGGTACTCGTCACCTTCACCATGGTGAGTGGGGCGGAAGCCGGCCCGAGCAGTCGGTTCCGTGGCCTCCGGGACGACCGTCACCCCGACGCGCTGGCCCAGGGCGTGGCCCTATCTCATCTGGGGCAAGCCGTGGATGGGGTCGAAGGGTCCGATGTCGTACGTGCATTCCTGTGGTCGAGGATCCGGTACGAAGGCCCACAACAGCGCCCCGGCAGCGCCCATCGTGTGATACCTGTCGATCTGGGCACCGATGCGGGTTGCGCGTTCGGTCAGGGGCATGCAGTTTCCAGCGCGGATCCCGAACTCGGTTACAAGCACAGGTTTTTCGGTTTGTTCGAGTCGCAGTGGGAGGAATGCCGCATCGTCGTAGTCGTGGTACTGAACCACGTCCAGATGGGGCGAGGCAGCGACCAGCGTATAACCGCCGTCGGCGAGACCGCACTGCTCGCCCCCGAGAAGACCGAGCGTGAGCAGGTGTCGCCGATCGTGCGCACGAGCCACCGCCCCGGCCGCATCGACCCAGTCGCGCAGCACCTGCGGCGAGTCTTCCGGGCACCGACGTTGGTGCAGGTCGCAGTCGGGGGTGGTACAGACGCCGACCTCGGGTTCACCGAGTAGTTCCCACGCCGCGACCGAAGGCGATCCGGCCCAGCGATCGACGGCGGCGGCAACCCACTCGCTGTAGCTCAGCGGCATGTCGGTGGGCTCCTGCCATCCGCCGAGATACCACTCGCGCGTCTTGTATTGCTCGTCCTCGCAGGCGCCGTCCTGGGCGGCGAGCACCGGGATGAGTAACTGTCGGTGCTGTTCGGCGGCCGCGAACACCGCATCGATCGGTTCGAAGTTCAGCTTGCCGTTGCGCTTGTCCACGGCCAGATTCTGAAAGGCATTGAATCGGGTCACTGTCCCCGGTTGGCGAGACGAGAAGTAGGAGTCCAGATCCACCATCGCTCCGCAACCGGCGTTGACCGTCCAGTCCGTAGCCAGTTGATAGGCATTGAAGCCGGTCGGCCACCAGGGTCGGCCGTCGAGGTGCAAAGTACCGCCGGTGGTGGTCACCCGCAGCGGATGAGCATACGGGACCCACGGGGTGGAGGTCGGCGCACCTGTGTCCTCACCTGGCGATGCCGCACCGGGCCCAGGGATGGAGCACGCGGTCACGAGGGCAATGACCAGAAGCATCGCCGACATGCAGACGATTCGCATCCAGGTCATATCGGTGCCTCGCCCAGGTTTCCAGGTTTCCCGACTCGACGGGTGAGCATCGGGATATCGACAGGTGCACAGGCAGAACGCGCACGCTCGATGAGCTGCGTCGATGCGGGTGCACCGGTGACAGTTGTCGACGTGAACTGCCCAGAGGCGTCTTTCGAGAACATGGGTTTCACTTTGGGTTCCATGATTTGGATGGAGTGCAGAGGTGGCTGTGGGCCGGCAGCTCTGCAGCGGTGGGCTTCTGTGCCTGTTCGAGCGTGGCGGATCACCGGATGCGTTCCATAGCAGCCTCGACCGACGGCGACAGTGTGATCACCGACTGCAGGCGGGTCCGTTCGATCATCGCCTTCACCCGGGCGCTGGGTGCGGCGAATGTCAGGGAACGACAGTGCGTCCGTGCCGTCTTGGTGGCATGGATCATCACACCGAGGCCGGTGGAATCTACAGCGGTCACGCTCCCGAGATCGACGACAACATCGGTATTCTCGGCCAGGGCTCGGTCCAGACGCTGCCGCAGCCGAGCCGACGATGCGCCGCGCAGCACGCCGATCGGGCGCAGCATCAGGATGCTGTTCTCTACGCGTTCTTCGCAAGATTGCATGCGGAGTCCTTCGTTCGGCAATGGCGCCCTTTCTCGGGAAAGTCCGTCCAGAGCAAGGGCGTACGGTGACCTGGGTGTCCTCACTCCCCGAATGCGCGTCCGGGTCGAGGAGGGAGGTGTCCGACAGTTACCGGTTCCGCCCGACCGTACGAGTTCGCAGCGTGTGGTCTCGTACGGTCGGGCGAATGGGTTATGTCAGGGTGCCGGCGGCAGCCGGCGGGACAGGATAGTTGCCCACTGCATGTTCGTAGAGCTGGGCGACGCGCAGCACTGTCGCGTCGTCGAAATGCTTGCCGATGATCATCATTCCGGTGGGAAGCCCGTGGACCAGGTCAGCGGGGACACTGCAGGCGGGGTGACCGGTGACGTCGAATGGTGCGGTGTTGATGATCATCGACAGTGCGGTGTCCAGATAGTCGGCCAACGGAATGTCCGTGGTCGGGATCTTGGTGGCGGTGTAGGGGAGGGTGGGCATCACCAGCACGTCGTACCGCGCCAAGGCGGCGTCGTAGGCGGCGCGGACTTCGGGGACGAGTTGGCGGGCCATGGCGTAGTACTTGCCGCCGCCTACTTCCAGTGTGTAGCGCCCGGACATCCCGACGAGTTTGACTGTCTTCGACAGTTGGTGACCGTGCTCGAGTCGTTGACGAGAGAAGTGGGCGATCAGTTCGGGATCGTAGAAGCCATCAGTGTTCATGCCGTAGGCATTGCCGTCGAGCATCTGGTAGGCCGCTCCCTCGGTGGCGATCACGTTCCAGACGGCCATTGCATCGAGGTGCCAGGGGATCGAGACTTCTTCGACGGTAAGTCCGGACGAGCGCAGTACGTCGATGGCGGTGCGGACGGCATCGTCGACGGCAGCGTCGGAGACAGGGGTGTCGAAGCCTTCGGTGACCACACCCACGCGCAGACCCGATGCGGGTTCGGCCAGCGCCGCGAGGTAGTCCACCGGTTCGATCCGGTGGGTCTGTCGGGGATCTAGGCCGTCGGTG
This is a stretch of genomic DNA from Rhodococcus rhodochrous. It encodes these proteins:
- a CDS encoding glycoside hydrolase 5 family protein; amino-acid sequence: MRIVCMSAMLLVIALVTACSIPGPGAASPGEDTGAPTSTPWVPYAHPLRVTTTGGTLHLDGRPWWPTGFNAYQLATDWTVNAGCGAMVDLDSYFSSRQPGTVTRFNAFQNLAVDKRNGKLNFEPIDAVFAAAEQHRQLLIPVLAAQDGACEDEQYKTREWYLGGWQEPTDMPLSYSEWVAAAVDRWAGSPSVAAWELLGEPEVGVCTTPDCDLHQRRCPEDSPQVLRDWVDAAGAVARAHDRRHLLTLGLLGGEQCGLADGGYTLVAASPHLDVVQYHDYDDAAFLPLRLEQTEKPVLVTEFGIRAGNCMPLTERATRIGAQIDRYHTMGAAGALLWAFVPDPRPQECTYDIGPFDPIHGLPQMR
- a CDS encoding STAS domain-containing protein — translated: MQSCEERVENSILMLRPIGVLRGASSARLRQRLDRALAENTDVVVDLGSVTAVDSTGLGVMIHATKTARTHCRSLTFAAPSARVKAMIERTRLQSVITLSPSVEAAMERIR
- a CDS encoding amidase; translation: MSSMTPPNSNQMSALNNHFRFGLTTPELEEFAPALEATLASSETVERLYERTAPEPPQRSWTSPSADENPLSAWYVTTSINETDDGPLAGRTVAVKDNVAVAGVPMMNGSRTVEGFTPRYDATVVRRLLDAGATITGKAVCEDLCFSGASFTSHPQPVRNPWDESRITGGSSSGSGALVASGQVDMAVGGDQGGSIRIPAAFCGIVGHKPTHGLVPYTGAFPIERTIDHLGPMTRTVSDAAAMLTVLAGTDGLDPRQTHRIEPVDYLAALAEPASGLRVGVVTEGFDTPVSDAAVDDAVRTAIDVLRSSGLTVEEVSIPWHLDAMAVWNVIATEGAAYQMLDGNAYGMNTDGFYDPELIAHFSRQRLEHGHQLSKTVKLVGMSGRYTLEVGGGKYYAMARQLVPEVRAAYDAALARYDVLVMPTLPYTATKIPTTDIPLADYLDTALSMIINTAPFDVTGHPACSVPADLVHGLPTGMMIIGKHFDDATVLRVAQLYEHAVGNYPVPPAAAGTLT